From a region of the Gossypium raimondii isolate GPD5lz chromosome 10, ASM2569854v1, whole genome shotgun sequence genome:
- the LOC105777121 gene encoding fatty acid amide hydrolase isoform X1: protein MGLLRDAGVVYKPVEQIDLGPCSNESYFKADKAPRMAGFLLKIFAWFLESRIIGALLLYIVKKNNQVHKLVSNATLEEPPMFVPLHPITDLNQQEVKQIDSDASPPERVQQAIKCIPVTSEKSLDDLKSSCFWRWTIADYSRAYSTGEITPLRVAEHFINAVRESCSPPLPMSFFINSDAEDILRQATESTLRYERGNPISALDGVLIAIKDEIDCYPYPTTGGTKWLHKFRPCTGDACCVMRLRSCGAILVGKTNMHELGAGVSGINPHYGPIRNPYNPKKICGGSSSGSAAVVSSGLCPVALGVDSGGSVRMPASLCGVFGFKPTFGCIPHSGVLPLNWTVGTVGILAATLEDAFIVYAAISGDLPSHKPTTLPPKVQFPLLNSTKPISNIRFAKYGEWFNDCSDEIRICCSNALNLLCEHYKWKTVGVTIPDIESMLLAHYVTISSECSTSLSSHMEKLNFAEIGWDVRVALRVCGAFHGKEYIQAQKMRNRQMQIHNNIFAMADVIVAPTTGRTAYSIVDDALKTGEVDCINGAALIRYQIAGNFLGLPAVTVPVGYDKAGLPIGLQFMGKPWSEPTLMHVAYAMQALCISEYRKPKVFYDLLHKN, encoded by the exons ATGGGATTGTTGAGGGATGCTGGCGTCGTTTACAAGCCTGTAGAGCAGATTGATCTTGGTCCTTGCAGCAATGAGTCATATTTTAAAGCCGATAAAG CTCCTCGTATGGCTGGATTTCTGCTGAAAATCTTTGCCTGGTTCTTGGAGTCAAGGATCATTGGAGCATTGTTGCTGTACATAGTGAAGAAGAACAATCAAGTTCACAAG CTTGTTTCGAATGCAACTCTGGAGGAACCACCTATGTTCGTCCCCTTGCATCCTATTACTG ACCTTAATCAACAAGAAGTCAAACAAATTGACTCTGATGCATCTCCACCAGAACGAGTTCAACAGGCAATAAAATGCATTCCTGTAACCTCAGAGAAGTCACTAGATGATCTAAAATCAAGCTGCTTCTGGCGCTGGACAATAGCAGATTATTCAAGAGCCTATAGTACTGGAGAAATAACTCCTCTGAGG GTTGCAGAGCACTTTATAAATGCTGTGCGTGAATCTTGCAGTCCTCCTTTGCCAATGTCCTTCTTCATTAACTCTGATGCTGAAGATATTCTAAGGCAAGCTACAGAGTCAACACTTCGATATGAAAGAG GGAATCCAATATCTGCTCTAGATGGAGTCCTGATTGCTATCAAGGATGAAATAGATTGTTATCCATATCCAACCACAG GAGGTACAAAGTGGCTTCACAAATTTAGACCGTGCACTGGTGATGCATGCTGTGTTATGCGCCTCAGATCCTGTGGTGCTATACTTGTTGGAAAGACTAATATGCATGAACTTGGAGCTGGAGTAAGTGGGATAAATCCCCACTACGG GCCTATTAGAAATCCCTATAATCCCAAAAAAATTTGTGGTGGTTCTTCGAGTGGATCTGCTGCAGTAGTATCTTCAGGCTTATGCCCTGTTGCCCTTGGTGTGGATAGTGGAG GATCTGTGCGGATGCCTGCATCCCTTTGTGGTGTTTTTGGATTCAAACCAACTTTTGGATGCATACCTCATTCAGG TGTTCTTCCTCTGAACTGGACGGTGGGGACAGTTGGAATACTAGCAGCTACCTTAGAGGATGCATTTATCGT TTATGCTGCTATTAGTGGCGACCTTCCATCACATAAGCCAACCACATTACCT CCCAAAGTGCAATTTCCGCTGCTGAACTCAACAAAGCCAATATCGAACATCAGGTTTGCAAAATATGGAGAG TGGTTCAATGATTGCAGCGATGAAATCAGAATATGCTGCTCCAATGCTCTGAACTTACTTTGCGAGCATTACAAGTGGAAG ACTGTAGGGGTTACTATACCAGATATAGAATCGATGCTCCTTGCACATTATGTGACCATTAGTTCCGAATGCAGCACTTCACTGAGTTCTCATATGGAAAAACT CAATTTTGCAGAAATAGGATGGGATGTAAGGGTAGCACTTAGAGTATGTGGTGCTTTCCATGGCAAAGAGTATATACAGGCCCAGAAAATGAG GAACCGCCAGATGCAAATTCATAACAATATATTTGCCATGGCAGATGTCATAGTTGCTCCAACAACAGG TCGGACTGCATACTCGATAGTCGATGATGCTCTAAAGACTGGTGAAGTAGACTGCATAAATGGAG CTGCCCTTATCCGTTATCAGATAGCAGGAAACTTTTTGGGATTACCTGCTGTGACTGTCCCT GTCGGTTATGACAAAGCAGGTTTGCCGATTGGCCTTCAATTTATGGGGAAACCTTGGTCGGAGCCTACATTAATGCATGTAGCATATGCAATGCAG GCCTTGTGCATCTCGGAGTATAGAAAGCCGAAGGTTTTCTATGATCTACTTCATAAGAACTGA
- the LOC105777122 gene encoding factor of DNA methylation 2 isoform X2 translates to MHLGRNLTHGDNFAAKRMRKLTQRRAVDYTSTVVRYMQFGPMPIDFVFITIQLLPTLSWLIQGLPELLGIRTNIGLKRMGELDPKTFHDTCKSRFPPDEAEIQATTLYSSWQENLKNPDWHPIFRRN, encoded by the exons ATGCACTTAGGTAGGAACTTGA ctCATGGTGACAATTTTGCTGCGAAAAGAATGAGAAAGCTGACCCAAAGGAGAGCTGTTGATTATACTAGTACTGTTGTGCGATATATGCAg TTTGGACCAATGCCAATTGACTTTGTGTTCATCACTATTCAGTTATTGCCTACTTTATCTTGGCTAATTCAG GGTTTGCCAGAATTGTTGGGTATTCGCACTAATATTGGATTAAAGAGAATGGGAGAGCTTGATCCAAAGACTTTTCATGACACTTGTAAGTCGCGATTTCCTCCTGATGAAGCAGAAATTCAGGCCACTACTCTATACTCATCATGGCAGGAGAATCTGAAGAATCCAGATTGGCATCCAATTTTCAGGAGAAACTAA
- the LOC105777121 gene encoding fatty acid amide hydrolase isoform X2 has translation MGLLRDAGVVYKPVEQIDLGPCSNESYFKADKAPRMAGFLLKIFAWFLESRIIGALLLYIVKKNNQVHKLVSNATLEEPPMFVPLHPITDLNQQEVKQIDSDASPPERVQQAIKCIPVTSEKSLDDLKSSCFWRWTIADYSRAYSTGEITPLRVAEHFINAVRESCSPPLPMSFFINSDAEDILRQATESTLRYERGNPISALDGVLIAIKDEIDCYPYPTTGGTKWLHKFRPCTGDACCVMRLRSCGAILVGKTNMHELGAGVSGINPHYGPIRNPYNPKKICGGSSSGSAAVVSSGLCPVALGVDSGGSVRMPASLCGVFGFKPTFGCIPHSGVLPLNWTVGTVGILAATLEDAFIVYAAISGDLPSHKPTTLPPKVQFPLLNSTKPISNIRFAKYGEWFNDCSDEIRICCSNALNLLCEHYKWKTVGVTIPDIESMLLAHYVTISSECSTSLSSHMEKLNFAEIGWDVRVALRVCGAFHGKEYIQAQKMSRTAYSIVDDALKTGEVDCINGAALIRYQIAGNFLGLPAVTVPVGYDKAGLPIGLQFMGKPWSEPTLMHVAYAMQALCISEYRKPKVFYDLLHKN, from the exons ATGGGATTGTTGAGGGATGCTGGCGTCGTTTACAAGCCTGTAGAGCAGATTGATCTTGGTCCTTGCAGCAATGAGTCATATTTTAAAGCCGATAAAG CTCCTCGTATGGCTGGATTTCTGCTGAAAATCTTTGCCTGGTTCTTGGAGTCAAGGATCATTGGAGCATTGTTGCTGTACATAGTGAAGAAGAACAATCAAGTTCACAAG CTTGTTTCGAATGCAACTCTGGAGGAACCACCTATGTTCGTCCCCTTGCATCCTATTACTG ACCTTAATCAACAAGAAGTCAAACAAATTGACTCTGATGCATCTCCACCAGAACGAGTTCAACAGGCAATAAAATGCATTCCTGTAACCTCAGAGAAGTCACTAGATGATCTAAAATCAAGCTGCTTCTGGCGCTGGACAATAGCAGATTATTCAAGAGCCTATAGTACTGGAGAAATAACTCCTCTGAGG GTTGCAGAGCACTTTATAAATGCTGTGCGTGAATCTTGCAGTCCTCCTTTGCCAATGTCCTTCTTCATTAACTCTGATGCTGAAGATATTCTAAGGCAAGCTACAGAGTCAACACTTCGATATGAAAGAG GGAATCCAATATCTGCTCTAGATGGAGTCCTGATTGCTATCAAGGATGAAATAGATTGTTATCCATATCCAACCACAG GAGGTACAAAGTGGCTTCACAAATTTAGACCGTGCACTGGTGATGCATGCTGTGTTATGCGCCTCAGATCCTGTGGTGCTATACTTGTTGGAAAGACTAATATGCATGAACTTGGAGCTGGAGTAAGTGGGATAAATCCCCACTACGG GCCTATTAGAAATCCCTATAATCCCAAAAAAATTTGTGGTGGTTCTTCGAGTGGATCTGCTGCAGTAGTATCTTCAGGCTTATGCCCTGTTGCCCTTGGTGTGGATAGTGGAG GATCTGTGCGGATGCCTGCATCCCTTTGTGGTGTTTTTGGATTCAAACCAACTTTTGGATGCATACCTCATTCAGG TGTTCTTCCTCTGAACTGGACGGTGGGGACAGTTGGAATACTAGCAGCTACCTTAGAGGATGCATTTATCGT TTATGCTGCTATTAGTGGCGACCTTCCATCACATAAGCCAACCACATTACCT CCCAAAGTGCAATTTCCGCTGCTGAACTCAACAAAGCCAATATCGAACATCAGGTTTGCAAAATATGGAGAG TGGTTCAATGATTGCAGCGATGAAATCAGAATATGCTGCTCCAATGCTCTGAACTTACTTTGCGAGCATTACAAGTGGAAG ACTGTAGGGGTTACTATACCAGATATAGAATCGATGCTCCTTGCACATTATGTGACCATTAGTTCCGAATGCAGCACTTCACTGAGTTCTCATATGGAAAAACT CAATTTTGCAGAAATAGGATGGGATGTAAGGGTAGCACTTAGAGTATGTGGTGCTTTCCATGGCAAAGAGTATATACAGGCCCAGAAAATGAG TCGGACTGCATACTCGATAGTCGATGATGCTCTAAAGACTGGTGAAGTAGACTGCATAAATGGAG CTGCCCTTATCCGTTATCAGATAGCAGGAAACTTTTTGGGATTACCTGCTGTGACTGTCCCT GTCGGTTATGACAAAGCAGGTTTGCCGATTGGCCTTCAATTTATGGGGAAACCTTGGTCGGAGCCTACATTAATGCATGTAGCATATGCAATGCAG GCCTTGTGCATCTCGGAGTATAGAAAGCCGAAGGTTTTCTATGATCTACTTCATAAGAACTGA
- the LOC105777122 gene encoding factor of DNA methylation 1 isoform X3, translating to MHLAHGDNFAAKRMRKLTQRRAVDYTSTVVRYMQFGPMPIDFVFITIQLLPTLSWLIQGLPELLGIRTNIGLKRMGELDPKTFHDTCKSRFPPDEAEIQATTLYSSWQENLKNPDWHPIFRRN from the exons ATGCACTTAG ctCATGGTGACAATTTTGCTGCGAAAAGAATGAGAAAGCTGACCCAAAGGAGAGCTGTTGATTATACTAGTACTGTTGTGCGATATATGCAg TTTGGACCAATGCCAATTGACTTTGTGTTCATCACTATTCAGTTATTGCCTACTTTATCTTGGCTAATTCAG GGTTTGCCAGAATTGTTGGGTATTCGCACTAATATTGGATTAAAGAGAATGGGAGAGCTTGATCCAAAGACTTTTCATGACACTTGTAAGTCGCGATTTCCTCCTGATGAAGCAGAAATTCAGGCCACTACTCTATACTCATCATGGCAGGAGAATCTGAAGAATCCAGATTGGCATCCAATTTTCAGGAGAAACTAA
- the LOC105777122 gene encoding factor of DNA methylation 5 isoform X1, translating to MFIFYHELYVLVTPLAHGDNFAAKRMRKLTQRRAVDYTSTVVRYMQFGPMPIDFVFITIQLLPTLSWLIQGLPELLGIRTNIGLKRMGELDPKTFHDTCKSRFPPDEAEIQATTLYSSWQENLKNPDWHPIFRRN from the exons ATGTTCATTTTCTACCATGAGCTTTATGTTTTGGTAACCCCTCTAG ctCATGGTGACAATTTTGCTGCGAAAAGAATGAGAAAGCTGACCCAAAGGAGAGCTGTTGATTATACTAGTACTGTTGTGCGATATATGCAg TTTGGACCAATGCCAATTGACTTTGTGTTCATCACTATTCAGTTATTGCCTACTTTATCTTGGCTAATTCAG GGTTTGCCAGAATTGTTGGGTATTCGCACTAATATTGGATTAAAGAGAATGGGAGAGCTTGATCCAAAGACTTTTCATGACACTTGTAAGTCGCGATTTCCTCCTGATGAAGCAGAAATTCAGGCCACTACTCTATACTCATCATGGCAGGAGAATCTGAAGAATCCAGATTGGCATCCAATTTTCAGGAGAAACTAA